One window from the genome of Tolypothrix sp. NIES-4075 encodes:
- a CDS encoding phasin family protein, translating into MPGFGDIVQKAFYLGVGLASYAGEKAGGKLAELRSQVQKLADEMVAKGEMNTEEARRFVEDMMKQAQQQPTSDATAPEKPASEPRRIEILEDDEPTVKQASTDNVDGLRDQVLELQEELRRLQRDK; encoded by the coding sequence ATGCCTGGTTTTGGAGATATTGTTCAAAAAGCTTTTTACCTCGGTGTCGGGTTAGCTTCTTACGCGGGTGAGAAAGCAGGGGGAAAATTAGCCGAATTGCGATCGCAAGTCCAAAAACTGGCAGATGAAATGGTTGCAAAAGGCGAAATGAATACAGAAGAAGCCCGCCGCTTTGTCGAAGATATGATGAAGCAAGCTCAACAGCAACCGACATCTGATGCTACCGCTCCAGAAAAACCCGCCTCAGAACCGCGCCGCATCGAAATATTAGAAGACGATGAGCCTACCGTCAAACAAGCATCAACTGACAATGTTGATGGCTTGCGCGATCAAGTACTAGAACTGCAAGAAGAGTTAAGACGACTGCAACGCGATAAGTAG
- a CDS encoding YciI family protein, translated as MPWFVKIEEGKVDKNIFDQYVPAHKAYVQDLIAKGHKARSGYWASMGGGMLLFEAASMDEAKAIVALDPLVQNGCVNYQLYEWRIVVE; from the coding sequence ATGCCTTGGTTTGTCAAGATTGAAGAAGGCAAAGTCGATAAAAACATCTTTGACCAATACGTACCCGCTCACAAAGCTTATGTTCAAGATTTGATTGCCAAAGGACACAAAGCGCGATCGGGCTACTGGGCTTCTATGGGAGGAGGTATGTTGCTGTTTGAAGCTGCCTCAATGGATGAGGCAAAAGCGATTGTCGCTCTCGATCCCTTGGTGCAAAACGGCTGCGTCAATTACCAGCTTTACGAATGGCGAATTGTAGTCGAATAA